The genomic interval gaataatatttataaattaaagTATAAAGGGATAATATATCGTGGTATACTTTATTTATTGGGTACCTTCTATTTATTGTTTGCTCTAAAGATTGTTatcgttttaaaaattaaaagattttaTAGTAATATAGTAATATAGAATTTAATCTAGAGGAATATAGTCAGTCTATAATAAAGAATGTTATATTGCAGAATACAAATTACTAACGATACATTTCCAATTTCTTATATAAACGACAACGCACATGTGATACTTTATGAAACGTTTTATTAAGGAAATCTAacatatacatgtatgtacatAATGCGTATCATGGTAAGAAATGACTTGACTTATGTGATgactgaaaataaatttgttcagtATATGTACACttcaattatattttacaaCATTATCTCCTAAATCTTTAAATGCATGGAAAAGAGCGATGTATAAAGAATTGTTTACATTGTGTATACAttctatgaaaatatttaaaacatggcGAAATAAAGATATGTGAACAAATTTGTGTTTGTTTCATTTTGAAAATGTAAGGAATGATTActaaataaaatgtatgaaaaataCTCATAGATATAGTTTACTGCAATGAATGTTTTATTCCTGTTAATTCTGGGAACACCTCATACATCACAATCTCAAAGATatcctgtaaaaaaaaataaaatatccaaCAGACAAGTTGCAAACTACAAACTTTATCATAAAAGAATAACTtacataaaataattgtttatttaaattcacattttgcaaagaatcaaaaattttaattgccCCACGTTCAGCACTTTGGGCGCCAACTAGATTGGTCAAAACTTCAGGTACATTATTTAGGAATTGTCTTCGCGCTTCACCTCGggtctttaatttttcttcatcTGTACGGAGAACATTCCCAGATACTAAGTGGCCATTTGGCCACCaagattttgtaaataattgtacatAGTAATGAAGCATTGGCTCTGAGAATATCCACGCAATAGTGTCCCTGATTTGCCTGAAAAGTATATTCTGTGCTTCTGTCTATTGCatgtaattaatgaaaccattTAAAAGATTATTAATTATATACCTATTGATTGTTCGACCATAAGTTATttgaacaaaaataattaatgatCGCCTTAGCCACCGAAATACCCCTCTTAAATCAAAGATTTCACCCAGCAGTGTATATAAAGGTTCTGCTATTGCATCTTTATTGGAACTTAGGTATCCATCTGTGACTGATCGTGCACTGTCAGTATCATCCAACAAAAGAGAGTAATCTTCTTCATCATCCTTATCGCGAATATCACTGCTGGTATTAGACCTGATTTAAATAGTTCAAATGGTTATTATGGTATTGCATGGTATTCTAAATCAAATACAGTCGGGGATGgaattaagtggacaccctttaaaaacctaatcattttttttaaattggattaaacggcttgaatttttttaaaagttagAAGGttattagtttactaggtaatgtgtataaaatttgttttgaaattattattgctCAGAATTTCTAAGAAAAAAGTGAAGATCAAGATTTCTAACTTTTTTGTCTGCACCTATAATCAAAATCTAAAATATGCCTTTTGTAGAACACGtacaaaatttcatcgaaatcatcTAATGTATGAAAAAGTTATAGGCATTGAAAGATGTCAAAATCTTTGAATTTTGAGCTTACAATTAATCTAAAATCTAAGTTACAGTTTCTCGTAATTTTTCCCATTTTtgggaaaatttttcaaattttcaactgAAAATTTGATGAAACTGCACATATATAACACTTGGATCTATGAAAGGCATATTTCAGCGATGGTaacttttcattaattttttttgttcattagtaaactaatccttataacatataaaaaaaaaaactgaagtcgTGTAGTCCCATTTTAAAAAGGTTTTTAGatggtgtccacttaattttatCCTCGACTGTACACAGTCGCATACGTTTTGAATAACGTTGATAAAGAAAATCGAGATTTTTTAGGTGACGGAGGTGCATGTTTCAAGTGTTCTGAACTTGGACTAAGAAATGTATATAACGCTTCGCTTTGATTAAGTTTTTCATCTTCTAAAACaaactgaaaataataaatatactaTTAGTTGAACAACGTAAATTGCATGTTCCTAATAagtatgtataatattttagagaataatataatatattgtaataagTATAGAAAATGTTTAAGAGActtacatttaaatatttttgaatttgtATTTTTGCTTTGTCTAACGTATTTTTATCAGACTTCCCAAAGAACTTTAAAGGTTGTGATGGTAAATCCAAATTCTTTATGCTAGAACATAGTTGTCGAAGCTTCCTGTGTAAATCTTGAAAATCTTGTAACTTTCTCAACACTACCCAACCACTACAAATACTATCACTGTTATTTTCATCTACAGCCATATGAACAACCAAAACAAATTGTGGTGATTCTCCATTGTCTAGtatctattttataaatatttgttccattaaaatactttagccttatttgttctatttgctgatgaatataatttattccaagACTTACTTCTGCACTTTGTACTTCTGCTCTCCAGTGACCTAAATGCTCTGCCCACATTTCTGTATGAGTTAAATGTGCTTCCAGCTGTCTTTTCTCACTTTGCAACCATTCAACTTCCTTGGCCAAGAAATTCAAAACTTTGCTCTCTGGTTTTAATGAAGCTTTCAATGCTTGCAAAGCCTGCATTTTGTTGTTCAacttttcttgtaattgatcCAATTTACTGCGAGCATAGTTTGAATGTTCTCCAACAAGTAAAGACACATTTTCTGCTAATGTTCCATCTGTTATACGACGATCTTCTGCTAAATCTAAAAATTATACACATGATACTTGGCTAAATTACATTTACAATAGTAAGAACTTTCATACGAACCATCTGTTCTTTCATTGAGTAATGCTTGTTGCATGTTTTTATATTGTTCACTGACTACAAACGATGGGTAATATTTCTGTTCCAATATTTTAACAACATTGTGTTGTACTTCATAAAACACACTAGGCCCCATGTCACCTAACAAAAAACTTTCCATCTTTTTCCGAATAGATCTGTCAACTTTTATTTCTGCAGTAGGAGACGTAATATAGGTATAAAAAATTTCAGCACCCAATTGATGCCAATGGGATTTATCAGCATTGCGTAATTCTTGCACAGCTGCCCAATACCCAATCAAATCTTGACTAGCAACTTGTTCTAGAAATTGTGAAAGGTATCTTCGACCAATTACATTATCCAGGATATATTGCAATGGTAATGTATCATTTGCCTATAAAAAACACACTTATCAAATATAATTATTAGTAACAAGTAATAACGAAAACTATTTTTGCAACCTGAACAGTATATCCATTCCATCCTAATGATTGCATGTGACATTCGCATGTATTTTTAGCATACGTCAGTTGACTGATATACCTCTTTAATTTTCTAGCTTGGATAACATCAGATTTTCCAAATGCATTATTGTCTGGATCTAAACCTTGTGCTCTTTTCACATTTTGTACTGTCGTGGCTTGCATAATTTCCGTAACAATATTGTATCTGATATGTTTCAACACTTCTAAATCCTTAGAACTTTTAATCATGCGTATAAAGTCTTCAAACGATTCAGCATACTCATATGTTTTTCTATGCATTGCCTCTGCGAGCTGCTGTTGATCAATGTAAGATAAAATCTTTTGATTGATATAATCAGGATCAGTTATTAAATCTATAGCTGGCTTTAAGACTGCAAATATATAATAAGTGAAATACATGTTGAACATATGGTTCTATAAATATTAGAGATATGCTAGAACCCaaaaatgtcgggtcgggacgggttCTCCACCCGATGCCTTTCCGACCATCGGGTATCCAACATATTCGGGTTCTCGCTCACCCCTCTAATAGATACATAAGTTCCACAGTGAACTTACTTTTACACGCAAGAATTTctcttaataaatattttattggtaCAAGAGAATAAGAACGTGGTAACAAAAGTACAATGTACAGTTCGCAGACTCTTCTCAAATAATCTACTTCAGATGTAGGTGACATTAAATGCGTTGACAAAATAAATACTGGATCTTCACCTTCTGATCTGTTTATAGATAATGAAAACATGTAGTTTTTAGCAATAAATATCgtataacaattaaaataatatagctAAACATACGAAGCTGCTTGAGCAATCCTAAtcttttcgaaatgaaaagttaTCTTGTTCACTATGTTACAAACAACTAATTTTGTATGATCCACTTTGGATAAACGGTCATGAAGACTTTGAATTGCTCCCCATAGGTCTTGTTTCATATTGTCTATTATTTGCTCAGAATTGAAAGACAATTCAGTAAGCCAAACACCaataaaatcttgaaaaattaaATCCAACAGATTCTGTAGAGCTCCGTCCACCATACGAGTGAAAACCAGTGGATACTTAGCATATTTTTTAGTATTCGAAGTTGGAGCAGTATATCCCTTCTGAAATTATATAGAATAATCAATAACCATAGTTATAAAATTCTGTCAGTCTTAATTGAATTTAGTAGCCTACTTGCAAAGATTATTAACGCTAGAAACAAGGTCCACTGAAAAATGTAGCCTGAATatcataattatttaatatcaaTTCATTTACTAAATCAAAAATACATTGAGAATGCAGGAATTCATAAACTTAGAAAAAAAAGGTTCGATGTGCAATACCTATTGTTTCTATATGATATCTGTTATCTTATCCATACATATCAGCAAAAAGACTTGTAGACCAAAGGTATTTCAATGTCAGTATTTGCAGCAAAGATGGATACTTTGAAAATATTAGTTACgcatttatgtatttatgataaataaaatatgaaatttttgaTATAACATAATCGTTACCGAAATGCAatagattatttattttattatggaTTTAATAAAACTATCTATTGGCAAAAGAGTTCAGTTCACTTCAAGTCCTATAGATTAGTCTAGATATAAATGTATTTTTGTATGAACATACCATTAACAAGTTATGAAAAGCGTCGATCTCCGCAACTGTTTTTAACGTGCCTGCAccagtttgatgtttcggagAAAGAGCGATGTTTATGAACATAACAATCAAACATCCCATACAGAAACATGATATGGTTAGCACTCCAAATATGTAGCACCATATTAAATTATTCCAATAGAAGAATGCGGTAACAATTGGAATACACAAAATACCGACCGACACCATTGTTTCTTCTTATTATAATTGTATGACATTAAATATTACATCTTCAATCTTGCAATTAGAAAACCAAGTCGATTCTACCACAAGAGACCGCAAATAACACCATCGTCGCCATCGTTGATCGCGGACTAAGGTTTAAAATACACTCGAAAGATGACACTTTCTCACCACGTGATTTAAAGCCAATACAATTTCACTGCTTTTTAGATTAAAACTTGATTTCATCACTTGCGTTTTTTTATGTATTCAGATTAAGAAACTGATATTTCTAAGAAACATATAGTTATAAAATGAAACGTAATTGTATAACCGCAaccaattatattaattttatagatTGTCATTACAAAACGATTGTGAATTTCATTTATATGAAGCTTATAAAGATAAAGTTATGATGAacctttaaaaattttaaagtaTAAAATTGAATGCCTAAACTTTGTAGGTACATTTTGGTTTCAATTAtctattgaaataatttatataattataataattctaattttgcaggtagtaaacaatttgctacgaatttgccaccaaaatttgcctacaaattccgatccatctgtttccgcattaggctcggtatttgagtgcaaagtttgcagccaaAGTACCATGCCAAATGAAGATCAAATTGAAGCCAAACcacatccaatgcattttcgtgtccaacgtttgtggggtcacgtaaccccattaccattttcgtgtcacatcctatattaccaactggaactaaaatctgctgacagcgtcgttagtggtaggaattaaaatgtAGGAACAGTAAAAATGTAGGAATTAAAGTGGTAGGaatgtttaactgcaaaattcgaaatgttgtaaacagccaaatattaatatgtactttataaatgtaacgtatacgcgaataaattcattgttcagaactgtattgttatagcatgacatcattttgttcctattattaattaaatacattgcTTTGATCAGTAATTatcatataaatattttttaaatggtttttatgaaaattttcatgaacattacaagacaaatgttttaaataacttactaaaaactacaaagccaagctttgaacgtaacttggttatatattgttacgatggaagctgtcgattgcggagatcgagagaagttggccgtcgtatcgatattgtggtatccggccaacggggttgttgttaagaagaagacagacgacagaatctctcgagtcgccgaagcctccgcaacaatataaATAGCCTCAAATTAGTagatatttgaaatttgaacaccaattattactatatttgttaacaatatataaaatattcgtcttaacatcagctacaacaatatgtaataaaaaatacttagttttatatttatttaaaaaattatgattaagagtatcgattaacttttgttggaaacattactctgccagattatccgaaatgtttaaaacatccccagatggcttcttttgggtcactgaGATCGTGGTTGGTGGCCCGTCGAGATTGAATTGGTAGGAACATTTGAGTATTTATTCCAAAAAGACAAACGCGCAGAGCATGATCGTAACATACTGGTAATCAAAgtgtttcatatttttctggCGGTGTCTAGAGCTCACTAATCAAATCGATCGATTCCGAGAACGGAGCTCTGTATTTCAACAAATTACGGGCAATTTCGAAAGACAGACGAGCTGTCAGAAAAAATTAAGATAGAAGGAGGATAGCATGAATACAATATGCCACCGAGGTGTAGTTAGATGATGCATCAGAATACTAGAGCAGACGTTGTTTAGCATCGGTTGAAATGGAAGTATTTCAAGGAAACTACAAAATCTATCAGTCTGTGATGTGTCTCTCAGGTCTGTGGCCCTACGATAATTCTATTTTAACAAGGATTCATAGAGTCGCCTTTACTCTTGTTTTATTGGGATGTATGGTGACTCAGGTGATGAGATTCAATTCGCTAAAAGACGTTAGAATAGGTTTGATTGGATCTACCTAAGGTTCCCTTCGAGTGTCACGTGATTTTTCTAAATCATTTTGAAATTCGatcaaataattttctaatgaaaTGATTTTCTAGTTAAGTAGCCGGGTCTGTCTTGCTTAGAGATCATAAGTTGAGACTTGTAATTTTGCAGTAAATAAATCGGAATTTGCACTCCAGAGTCTCGATAGTCGTTGAATCAACACTTTGTCATCCAATAATTCGAATTTCAATAATTCGTGGACCCCTAAAACACAACAATGTAGCTATTAACTGCTAATGTAATCATTTCACATGcaaataatatacagggtggcccacataactctgaacagctcaatatctcgaaaactatgcaatcgattttaaagttcttagtcttaaattgcatggaactgaagggcctttctgactacataaacgtgaagtggcctcccttcccctttaacgggggaggggaggtacctttgtaattttaaatggaaccccctataaaatgttacatatttagattctaccggaaaaaacaagtcaattttgtctgaaacatttttttgtcggatacttccatgatgagatataacagtttgaagtttcgagttgtaggtacttgaagcgctcggaaatagcgttatggaattatacgcgcttgagtcctttgcttattcgtgaagaaacacaaacaataatatttacaattcttgagtttgactcacttatctatgaaaacgttttcagtttagagctgttattcaagcagtaacattgtgattatggctacttttgacacagaagtgaatatgttattaacgttaggtgaatgccaaaaaaattatcggcgtgcagcagtgatgttttttgaacgttatgggatcaaaaaatgtcatgcaacatttcataatttagaaaagcggcttcgcgagcacggtgaattgtgtacaAAATTGTTgtgttatgtgggccaccctgtatattggtcGCACATATTATTAATGTAACAATTTTGGCTATTAATTCTCAAAAATGTACTACCATCTATCTTTTACATTTATTCCTTTTTTCAAAGAATTCGATCGTCTGCGTTGTTTTGTGAAAGGTGTGTGAAATACTTTTCAGGTGATGAcgataaaaaatgtaaaaatgtcgCTGAATGAAACGATTGGAATGATATCGTTCGGTGGGCaattgttattatattttatacgatATTCTACGACTATTTGGACCTTTCCAACGGTAAGTTAgagaatatttttaacaatCGTGATTATCTAATTCTTTTCGTATGACTTCAGACGAAATACGTGCTTGACAATATGCAAAACGATTTTAATATGCTGAAAGATCCCATCGAAGCAGAGATGTTGTTAAAAGATTCTATTTTGGCAAAACGCATCCTGATGATATACATCGGTAAGGAtattcgtgggaaaatgctctACGGCATTTCCccggggggagtcggggttatgtgggactgcccttgggggaaatccccaaagcctacccactaaaaacccacgcccacctaagctaaaggggaggtgcctggatcacgcgagtactcaacaggacacctcccagctatcatcataccccgggggaggggttaacctcccccactgcttacgctataagaccccgggcggagggacccgcccggtgtccccatccctggagccttcggattgggcttcccgagccctagctcggtccacccacagctcccggagtcttcgtgccccgctcgaagccggtatcccgaaggaaccagccccggccgaggcaggaagacgccgccaccggaaggaagggccgtcggcggcgcgatccggcacgccccgacccttcctttccccacaaccccccacggatccccctccccaatcggggagggacggaccgaaaCTAATCCGGgggtgtcgtcctatcacggggagagctatgctcccccccgagtgcccgggtcagctcacgcccggGGCCCTcaagttcgccgcccccaatggtgggggcataacagggcgcggggaaactccccgcgccaaccccactccgcccccaccactgggggcacacgttgacgcggggaagacccccgcgccctcccgcccctcgccgcccccctcgtggggggcacacgtcgacGCGGGGGTCGTCTCCGCGCCAACacactcctcgcggagcccgggtccctctcccgggcccgctcggcggcctccttctgggtcattacgacttcacagaaggaggccaccgccttccacgacctcacgctgtcgaccatgtggtcgaccacggtcgacagcgagaggtcccacccttccaccgcggctctaaggacacggcgcggctcagcccaagctgggcactcctccagggtatgccgcgccgtgtcgacatcttcgccgcagtggtggcactgcgcagtcggctcccgccccattctgtgcaggtactctccgaagcaaccgtggccggagagcacctgcgtgaggcggaaggtcaaccttccccgcctcctgcaccatatataaaatatgggcaggagggcccggacaatcggacgtgtggagggcgttaacagcgccTTCCACTCCGaaaaactttccgtccgggcctggcgattccggccctcgagctccaactcctcctcgcgcgtgagttccacccccggcgggcggcggaaggagcgggcgatctggtataacttcgcccgctccgccgccaccacagtgaagggtggaatcacggcgaggagtcctgccgcctcggtggagatggtgcggtacccccgtatgacccgcaaggccagccaccgccgcactctttctaagagtttgcggctgggcgtgctggcctcgagcgagcggtgccatacgggggccccatacagggctatagaccgcaccacctccatatagaggcgggcatcaggtgcgtcctcgacgtcaactatcctagtggctccccgatttcgcattgggtgcgtccgcgtacctaactaacaaattggaACCATATTTCTGGGGTAACAAcacctcgccggcctctcgcgttgctcgcagccctggctcgtaacacatcAATCAAACAATCATTATATAatctaaattataatttttgtaaactaAATATATGTTACACACGTTCAAATAAACGAGACTCCCCTTTTGGGAGTGAAGCAGATTGGAAAATTCGGAGAAATGTTACCCAGATGTACGCATTACCCCATCACTTTCTAGACGAATTTTcggtatacagggtgaatcacgaatcTTGATCAGTtgagattactctgttattagcaatccgatcgaaaatgtttttatcagcttttgcatggtttcaagagagctttAACGTGATTATAAAACATTCTTTGTCaactatttttttgttttttcaaggtcaccttgaattttttgcaaataaacatataaattttttacttttatctgttagaggatttcaatacgaattcggtaaatatcgaaacataacttttttttatctgggtcgagaaaaaattaaaaactttgtattacaaggagtatcatatTCTACGCCGTTGTACTCGTTCCAACGTTGTTGACAAATCGAAATTTACCAACCTTAATTGTAGCGATGTTGATACCACATCTGAGTACGATACATTATCGGCACTTcatcaaaaagaaattaaagctcattttcaagaaatgCAGCATACCTTTGACCATTTAGGGTACCATTGATAAAATAAGGACCAATTATCCAGTTCATATCTTTTCTGTTCATATCCATCTTTTAATAGATGACTCGCAATTAAAACCTTCGTAATACTACTCGGTATGGTTCGGTTGTAAAAAGTCCGCATGGTGTAGCGTAGCTTATGacattttttacaatatattcaaAGATCGGTAAAACG from Halictus rubicundus isolate RS-2024b chromosome 2, iyHalRubi1_principal, whole genome shotgun sequence carries:
- the LOC143364223 gene encoding sorting nexin-25, which gives rise to MVSVGILCIPIVTAFFYWNNLIWCYIFGVLTISCFCMGCLIVMFINIALSPKHQTGAGTLKTVAEIDAFHNLLMKGYTAPTSNTKKYAKYPLVFTRMVDGALQNLLDLIFQDFIGVWLTELSFNSEQIIDNMKQDLWGAIQSLHDRLSKVDHTKLVVCNIVNKITFHFEKIRIAQAASSEGEDPVFILSTHLMSPTSEVDYLRRVCELYIVLLLPRSYSLVPIKYLLREILACKILKPAIDLITDPDYINQKILSYIDQQQLAEAMHRKTYEYAESFEDFIRMIKSSKDLEVLKHIRYNIVTEIMQATTVQNVKRAQGLDPDNNAFGKSDVIQARKLKRYISQLTYAKNTCECHMQSLGWNGYTVQANDTLPLQYILDNVIGRRYLSQFLEQVASQDLIGYWAAVQELRNADKSHWHQLGAEIFYTYITSPTAEIKVDRSIRKKMESFLLGDMGPSVFYEVQHNVVKILEQKYYPSFVVSEQYKNMQQALLNERTDDLAEDRRITDGTLAENVSLLVGEHSNYARSKLDQLQEKLNNKMQALQALKASLKPESKVLNFLAKEVEWLQSEKRQLEAHLTHTEMWAEHLGHWRAEVQSAEILDNGESPQFVLVVHMAVDENNSDSICSGWVVLRKLQDFQDLHRKLRQLCSSIKNLDLPSQPLKFFGKSDKNTLDKAKIQIQKYLNFVLEDEKLNQSEALYTFLSPSSEHLKHAPPSPKKSRFSLSTLFKTSNTSSDIRDKDDEEDYSLLLDDTDSARSVTDGYLSSNKDAIAEPLYTLLGEIFDLRGVFRWLRRSLIIFVQITYGRTINRQIRDTIAWIFSEPMLHYYVQLFTKSWWPNGHLVSGNVLRTDEEKLKTRGEARRQFLNNVPEVLTNLVGAQSAERGAIKIFDSLQNVNLNKQLFYDIFEIVMYEVFPELTGIKHSLQ
- the LOC143362290 gene encoding uncharacterized protein LOC143362290, encoding MEVFQGNYKIYQSVMCLSGLWPYDNSILTRIHRVAFTLVLLGCMVTQVMTIKNVKMSLNETIGMISFGGQLLLYFIRYSTTIWTFPTTKYVLDNMQNDFNMLKDPIEAEMLLKDSILAKRILMIYIGKDIRGKMLYGISPGGVGVIDVDTTSEYDTLSALHQKEIKAHFQEMQHTFDHLGYH